From Rutidosis leptorrhynchoides isolate AG116_Rl617_1_P2 chromosome 3, CSIRO_AGI_Rlap_v1, whole genome shotgun sequence, a single genomic window includes:
- the LOC139900360 gene encoding uncharacterized protein, which translates to MANQVSQVLVLFMFCLLSFSHVIKSQNLDTIATLKILLEVKKSFTDDPQNVLQTWSDKNQSYCNWQGVTCAGKFSQVVGLNLSGVSLGGSISPSISLLKNLINLDLSSNHLSGPIPPNISTLDSLSSLLLFSNQLSGHIPEELGSLSSLRILRIGDNQLTGPVPGSLGNLENLVVLGLASCNLSGPIPPQFGKLGNLESLVIYNNSLEGPIPPEIANCSSLVTITVSVNKLNGSIPDELCDLKNLEALDLADNNLSGIIPDRIGELSQLTYLNLHGNWLEGPIPKSVGQLKNVWNLDLSTNKLSGEVPLELGNMGQLVYLVLSNNSLSGTIPRNICSNNNKTLEHLMISHNLISGEIPKEVGDCLSLEQINLSNNSLNGSIPSTIANLSNLVTLALYRNKLNGELPKEIGMLRELEILYLYENQFSGKIPLEIGNCSSLQMVDLYANHFRGEIPVTFGKLSQLNFVHLRQNNLSGEIPTTFGNCRQLTIFDLADNRLTGGIPTTFGYLQSLEQLLIYNNSLMGNLPKELTNMANLMYINLSNNKFNGSIVPLLSSSSYLSFDVSNNEFDGEIPSAFGNSPSLQRIILRRNKFVRNIPTALGNIQDLTFIDLSSNLLTGSLPRELSMCKQLTHIHLENNLLSGSIPSWVGNLPELGELKLSFNKFTGPLPLDLFNCSKLLVLSLDSNLLTGNLPDEISKLSSINVLTLSKNQLSGQIPKAIGKLNKLYEIQLSGNRFSGEIPPQIGELQNLQSVLDLSYNHLTGSIPVSIGTLSKLEVLDLSHNELTGPVPRELGQMISLGRLNLSYNLLVGELDDGYADLSVDSFIGNGGLCGPPLGQCKATKYRPQNGLSVASIIAVSAVCTIAAIGLVFLVARLYFRNNRLGFVRAGDGSSRARTRPLFLNCGSTRSEFRWDEIMEATNNLSDEFIIGSGGSGTFYRTEFITGEIVAVKRIPLFLDKSFVREVNTISRIKHKRLVKLLGSCNNKRAGSNLLIYEYMDNGSVYDWLHREPENVKKKMTLDWDTRLKIVVGLTQAVEYLHHECVPKIIHGDIKSANVLLDINMDPHLGDFGLAKVNTDMHDSLASNSGYMAPEYADSFKATDKSDIYSMGIVLIELVTGRMPIGGSLGENVDMVRWVESRIEMRGTGREELIDSGLKPLLPHEENVAYRVLEIGLRCTKTVPAERPSSRQVCDLLRHVVNERASNAEKTSQHSFC; encoded by the exons ATGGCAAATCAGGTATCACAAGTTCTTGTGCTGTTTATGTTCTGTTTGTTGTCATTTAGTCATGTTATTAAGTCACAAAATTTGGATACTATTGCTACTCTTAAGATTCTTTTAGAAGTTAAAAAATCATTCACTGATGACCCACAAAATGTGTTACAAACATGGTCTGATAAAAACCAAAGTTACTGTAATTGGCAAGGTGTCACCTGTGCCGGAAAGTTTTCTCAGGTGGTGGGACTCAATCTTTCCGGTGTATCACTCGGAGGCTCAATCTCACCGTCGATTTCGCTTTTGAAAAACCTAATTAATCTTGACCTTTCATCTAATCACCTTTCTGGTCCAATTCCACCTAATATCTCCACACTTGATTCTTTATCTTCACTCTTACTATTTTCCAACCAACTCTCCGGGCACATTCCGGAAGAGCTCGGTTCGCTTTCGAGTCTTCGAATTCTCCGTATCGGCGATAACCAACTCACGGGCCCGGTCCCGGGATCTTTAGGTAATCTTGAAAATTTGGTGGTTCTTGGTTTGGCTTCTTGTAATCTATCCGGGCCAATACCACCACAATTTGGAAAACTCGGCAACCTCGAGAGTTTGGTTATCTATAATAACAGCCTCGAAGGCCCGATCCCACCGGAGATTGCCAACTGCTCGAGTTTGGTTACGATCACGGTTTCGGTTAATAAACTTAACGGTTCGATACCGGATGAACTGTGTGATCTCAAGAATCTCGAGGCGCTGGATTTGGCTGACAATAATTTGTCTGGTATAATACCAGACAGAATAGGTGAGCTGAGTCAGCTCACCTATTTAAATCTGCATGGGAATTGGCTCGAAGGGCCGATTCCCAAGTCAGTAGGGCAGCTAAAAAATGTATGGAATCTAGATTTGTCTACAAATAAGTTAAGTGGTGAAGTCCCTTTGGAGCTAGGGAATATGGGTCAGTTGGTGTACTTGGTGTTATCAAACAATAGTCTTTCTGGTACAATTCCTAGGAATATATGTTCTAACAACAACAAAACATTGGAACATTTGATGATTTCTCATAATTTGATTTCTGGTGAAATACCAAAAGAAGTGGGAGATTGTTTGTCGTTGGAACAAATCAATTTGTCGAATAATTCACTCAACGGGTCGATACCTTCAACGATAGCAAATCTCAGCAATTTGGTTACATTGGCATTATATCGAAACAAGTTAAATGGTGAGTTACCGAAAGAAATCGGAATGCTTCGGGAATTAGAAATTCTCTATCTGTACGAGAATCAGTTTTCGGGAAAGATCCCGTTGGAGATCGGGAACTGTTCGAGCTTACAAATGGTCGATTTGTATGCTAATCATTTCAGGGGCGAAATCCCGGTTACTTTCGGGAAGCTCAGCCAGTTGAATTTCGTTCATTTGAGACAAAACAATCTCTCGGGTGAGATTCCTACAACGTTCGGGAACTGTCGCCAGCTCACTATCTTTGACTTGGCAGACAATCGTCTCACGGGTGGTATTCCAACAACGTTTGGATACCTTCAGTCGTTAGAACAGCTTTTGATTTACAACAACTCTCTAATGGGTAATCTCCCGAAAGAGCTAACAAACATGGCGAATTTGATGTATATAAATTTGTCAAACAACAAGTTTAACGGTAGCATTGTCCCGTTGTTAAGTTCAAGTTCGTATCTTTCGTTTGATGTAAGTAATAACGAATTTGACGGTGAGATTCCGTCTGCGTTCGGGAACTCACCGTCTCTTCAGAGGATAATTCTTCGAAGGAACAAGTTCGTCCGAAACATCCCGACCGCATTGGGAAATATACAAGATTTGACATTTATAGATTTATCGAGTAATTTACTTACGGGTTCTTTACCTCGCGAGCTTTCGATGTGTAAACAACTAACTCATATTCATCTCGAAAACAATCTCCTTTCGGGTTCAATCCCGTCTTGGGTTGGAAACTTACCGGAGTTGGGAGAGCTAAAGCTCTCGTTTAACAAGTTTACGGGCCCACTTCCGTTGGACTTGTTTAACTGCTCGAAACTGTTGGTGCTTTCACTCGATTCCAATTTGCTTACGGGTAACCTCCCGGATGAAATCAGCAAACTTTCATCTATTAATGTTCTCACTTTAAGCAAGAATCAGCTTTCGGGCCAAATCCCGAAAGCTATTGGTAAATTAAACAAGTTGTATGAGATTCAGCTCTCGGGTAACAGATTTAGCGGCGAAATCCCACCACAAATTGGTGAACTACAAAATCTACAAAGCGTTTTAGACTTGAGTTACAATCACCTGACTGGAAGCATACCGGTATCAATTGGGACACTATCGAAACTTGAAGTACTAGACTTATCTCACAACGAGTTAACGGGGCCCGTTCCACGAGAACTGGGCCAGATGATTAGTTTGGGCCGGCTTAACCTGTCTTATAACCTTCTCGTTGGAGAATTAGACGATGGATATGCTGACTTATCGGTAGACTCGTTCATTGGAAACGGCGGTCTTTGCGGGCCCCCTCTTGGTCAATGCAAGGCCACCAAATATCGACCGCAAAATGGTCTGAGTGTAGCGTCTATTATTGCAGTTTCAGCTGTATGTACCATAGCTGCAATTGGGCTAGTGTTTCTTGTAGCCCGGTTATATTTCAGAAACAATAGGTTAGGGTTCGTAAGAGCAGGAGACGGGTCATCACGGGCTCGAACAAGACCGCTCTTTTTAAATTGTGGGTCCACACGAAGTGAGTTTCGATGGGATGAGATAATGGAGGCCACGAATAATCTAAGTGACGAGTTCATAATCGGTTCAGGAGGGTCCGGAACATTCTACAGAACTGAATTTATAACCGGTGAGATAGTAGCCGTCAAGAGGATACCATTGTTTTTGGATAAAAGTTTTGTTAGAGAAGTGAATACAATTAGCCGAATAAAGCACAAACGGTTAGTGAAGTTACTTGGGTCATGCAACAATAAACGGGCGGGATCAAATCTGTTGATATACGAGTACATGGATAATGGGAGCGTGTACGATTGGCTGCACCGGGAACCGGAAAACGTCAAGAAGAAAATGACACTTGACTGGGATACAAGATTAAAGATTGTGGTTGGGTTAACTCAGGCTGTTGAGTACCTTCATCATGAATGTGTCCCTAAGATCATTCATGGAGATATAAAGTCAGCAAATGTTCTACTCGATATAAACATGGACCCGCATCTGGGTGACTTTGGTCTTGCAAAAGTCAACACCGATATGCACGACTCGTTGGCTAGTAACTCTGGTTACATGGCTCCAG AATATGCTGATTCGTTTAAGGCAACGGACAAAAGCGATATTTACAGTATGGGGATTGTGCTGATTGAGTTGGTGACTGGAAGAATGCCGATAGGTGGAAGTTTGGGCGAAAACGTGGACATGGTTAGATGGGTCGAGTCACGCATCGAAATGCGAGGTACGGGACGTGAAGAGCTAATTGACTCGGGCCTCAAACCGCTTTTGCCTCATGAAGAAAATGTTGCTTATCGAGTTCTTGAAATTGGTCTTCGATGCACGAAAACGGTTCCCGCTGAAAGACCGTCTTCAAGGCAGGTGTGTGATCTTCTTCGGCATGTAGTGAATGAACGAGCATCAAATGCTGAAAAGACGAGTCAACATTCATTTTGTTGA
- the LOC139896776 gene encoding uncharacterized protein: MPATATMIGALLGLGTQMYSNALRKLPYMRHPWEHVLGMGLGVVFVNQLVKWDAKLQVNLDNMLEKAKAANERRYFDDDDE, translated from the exons ATGCCGGCGACAGCGACGATGATCGGAGCTCTACTGGGTTTAGGCACCCAGATGTACTCCAATGCTCTTCGTAAACTTCCTTATATGCGCC ATCCATGGGAGCATGTACTAGGGATGGGATTAGGAGTGGTGTTTGTTAATCAGTTAGTGAAATGGGATGCTAAGCTTCAAGTTAACCTAGATAACATGCTCGAAAAAGCTAAAGCTGCTAATGAGCGCCGTTACTTTG ATGATGATGACGAATAG